One Oscillospiraceae bacterium genomic region harbors:
- a CDS encoding ECF-type sigma factor produces the protein MEVTINYNGQAVAVEVTLEVYEFLDRADHKTENLFHEQRRHWDGREFDEYIITTEGVGAYGETPEEYLCRMETLHELMAVLDTCTEAQRRRFLLYALEGLSLAEIGVLCGCSKVAVYQSVEAVRKKFINFFENRLNE, from the coding sequence ATGGAAGTTACCATCAATTATAACGGACAAGCTGTGGCCGTGGAGGTCACGCTGGAAGTCTATGAATTTCTTGACAGGGCCGATCACAAAACGGAGAACCTGTTCCATGAACAGCGGCGGCATTGGGATGGCCGGGAGTTTGACGAGTACATCATTACCACCGAGGGTGTAGGAGCCTACGGCGAAACGCCGGAAGAATACCTTTGCCGCATGGAAACGCTGCATGAGCTGATGGCGGTTCTGGACACCTGTACCGAGGCTCAGCGCCGCCGGTTCCTGCTCTATGCGCTTGAGGGACTGAGCCTTGCAGAGATCGGTGTGCTGTGCGGCTGCTCCAAAGTGGCTGTGTATCAAAGTGTGGAGGCTGTCAGAAAAAAATTTATAAATTTCTTTGAAAACAGGCTTAACGAATGA
- a CDS encoding ABC transporter permease: MWNLLKAELLKLRRCQILWVGLVALALCPLVQYGSQLIVEVEYRNPNYDFSTLFENVVWGNTQMFFPISLVMIGSWLIDRESTHDTLKNIMTIPVSMPKMLGAKLFWVGIFAVLLGIYSVGVTLITGLTVGLSGLTVEVFFHGGTQIVLAALTTYLVCMPLILIFGQIRGAYLGGSILAFFLGYSMLFFKGGILASIYPFSAALILVGFDMSGYAGTTTAPNPLLAVIGVGIMVLWAVLLLLMSSNKKEIKSRKQANSKGKGKRAVRRKGR; encoded by the coding sequence ATGTGGAATTTATTAAAAGCAGAATTGCTCAAGCTACGCCGGTGCCAAATACTTTGGGTGGGGCTGGTGGCGCTTGCACTCTGTCCGTTGGTGCAATATGGGAGCCAGCTGATTGTGGAGGTGGAGTACCGAAATCCAAACTATGATTTTTCCACTCTGTTTGAGAATGTTGTCTGGGGCAATACGCAGATGTTTTTTCCGATTTCACTGGTGATGATTGGCAGCTGGCTGATTGACAGAGAATCCACCCATGATACGCTGAAAAACATCATGACAATTCCTGTTTCCATGCCGAAAATGCTGGGAGCTAAGCTCTTTTGGGTCGGGATTTTTGCAGTCCTGCTGGGAATATACAGCGTTGGCGTTACCTTGATTACTGGATTGACGGTTGGATTATCGGGACTGACAGTGGAAGTGTTTTTTCATGGAGGTACACAGATCGTGTTGGCAGCTCTGACGACCTATTTGGTCTGTATGCCGCTGATCTTGATTTTTGGGCAGATCCGAGGGGCATATCTGGGAGGTTCCATTCTGGCGTTTTTCCTTGGATATAGCATGCTGTTCTTCAAAGGCGGTATCCTTGCCAGCATCTATCCGTTTTCTGCTGCGCTGATTTTAGTGGGCTTTGACATGAGTGGATATGCCGGAACAACCACAGCCCCGAATCCTTTGCTGGCAGTCATTGGGGTTGGCATCATGGTTCTCTGGGCGGTGCTGTTGTTACTGATGTCCAGTAACAAAAAAGAAATAAAATCCCGTAAACAGGCAAATTCCAAGGGAAAAGGAAAGCGTGCTGTACGCAGGAAAGGAAGGTGA
- a CDS encoding RNA polymerase subunit sigma-24 has translation MKTINLRWMYPHYRHDEFVDVTDEVWAAMYQAQREMENYERRKVYHRAYYSLDAYSWLENYALEHSRSPEDILLEREEMTTRLHLIAALPAALAHATPTQARRVHAYYIDGIKQPEISRREGIHSSKVSVAIHRGLRNMRRCYDDLFQTE, from the coding sequence ATGAAAACAATCAATCTGCGGTGGATGTATCCCCACTACCGGCATGACGAGTTTGTGGATGTTACGGACGAGGTATGGGCAGCGATGTATCAGGCCCAGCGGGAGATGGAGAACTATGAGCGTCGGAAAGTCTACCACCGCGCCTACTACTCTCTGGACGCATACAGCTGGCTGGAAAATTACGCACTGGAACACAGCAGATCGCCGGAAGATATTTTGCTGGAACGAGAAGAAATGACCACCCGCCTGCACCTGATTGCAGCTCTGCCTGCGGCTCTGGCTCATGCCACTCCGACACAGGCCCGCCGTGTTCACGCCTACTATATTGACGGTATCAAGCAGCCGGAAATCTCCCGGAGAGAGGGTATCCATAGCAGTAAGGTCAGCGTTGCCATCCACCGGGGGCTGCGGAATATGCGCCGTTGCTATGATGACCTTTTTCAAACAGAGTGA
- a CDS encoding PcfB family protein, giving the protein MQEEVENRTVNLAISTTKLTGRTIIAGIRKYLQHREKVKMKKARDPAVHGKQSVKQLLGQNQGATNVEIDKESIRDFEKLAKKYGVDFAVRKDKSVDPPRFLVFVRSKDADALDAICKEHQARALTKNEKPSVLAQLKKFKEIVAAIPKKVREKKQERDL; this is encoded by the coding sequence ATGCAGGAAGAAGTTGAAAACAGAACAGTAAACCTGGCGATCAGCACAACCAAGCTGACGGGGCGCACTATCATTGCCGGTATCCGCAAGTATTTGCAGCACCGGGAAAAAGTGAAGATGAAAAAGGCACGAGACCCTGCCGTTCATGGAAAGCAATCCGTGAAACAGCTTTTGGGACAGAATCAGGGTGCTACGAATGTTGAGATCGACAAAGAGAGTATCCGTGATTTTGAAAAGCTCGCCAAGAAGTATGGCGTGGACTTTGCCGTAAGAAAAGATAAGTCCGTTGATCCTCCCCGGTTTCTTGTTTTTGTCCGTTCTAAAGATGCAGATGCTTTGGATGCAATCTGCAAGGAACATCAGGCAAGGGCATTAACCAAGAATGAAAAGCCGAGCGTTCTGGCGCAGCTGAAGAAGTTCAAGGAAATTGTCGCAGCGATTCCGAAGAAGGTTCGAGAGAAGAAACAGGAGCGTGATCTGTGA
- a CDS encoding response regulator transcription factor, which produces MNKILIIDDDRELCALIKRSVQAENIEADFCNTGKEGLQKLKEQEYQLVVLDVMMPGMDGFETLEEIRKENSLPILMFTSKNDSISKVRGLRAGADDYLTKPFDMDELIARIASLIRRYTRFNHQAGAVQKLDFDGLQIDLENRSVTTENGTFELPPKEFDLLLYCAKHQGKILTKQQIYEEVWGEEYFYDDSNIMAIISRLRKKLEVNPSSPKYIQTVKGIGYRFNKEV; this is translated from the coding sequence ATGAATAAAATTTTGATCATAGATGATGACAGAGAACTGTGCGCTTTGATTAAACGCAGCGTACAAGCAGAAAACATAGAAGCTGATTTTTGTAATACCGGAAAAGAGGGCTTGCAGAAATTAAAAGAGCAGGAGTATCAGCTTGTAGTGCTGGATGTGATGATGCCCGGTATGGATGGCTTTGAAACGCTGGAAGAAATCCGTAAAGAGAACAGCCTGCCGATTTTGATGTTTACATCCAAAAATGACAGCATTTCTAAAGTGCGGGGCTTACGGGCCGGGGCGGACGATTATCTGACAAAACCGTTTGATATGGACGAACTGATTGCCCGTATTGCGTCCCTCATTCGCCGCTACACCCGTTTTAATCATCAAGCCGGAGCTGTGCAAAAACTGGATTTTGATGGATTGCAAATTGACCTTGAAAATCGTTCTGTTACGACGGAAAATGGCACTTTTGAACTTCCACCAAAGGAATTTGATCTGCTCCTGTACTGTGCAAAGCATCAAGGAAAAATTTTGACAAAACAGCAGATTTATGAGGAAGTTTGGGGCGAAGAATATTTCTATGACGACAGTAACATTATGGCGATTATCAGTCGGCTTCGTAAAAAATTAGAAGTCAATCCTTCAAGCCCAAAATATATACAAACGGTCAAAGGGATTGGCTACCGGTTTAATAAGGAGGTGTAG
- a CDS encoding sigma-70 family RNA polymerase sigma factor encodes MQTINLKQYYPFCKEDIFVEVSDEIVEAFLLDKRAEAARERKMFRYKAFYSLDCNDGIENAAIGWAQPSPEDHLIEKEELAEYEELIRRLYEAIFSLPPMQARRVHARYMLGMKVKDIAAMEGITPSQAGKSIHAALRRLRRYFACQKWTVNL; translated from the coding sequence ATGCAGACCATCAATCTCAAACAATATTATCCATTTTGCAAAGAGGACATTTTTGTGGAGGTGTCCGATGAGATCGTCGAAGCGTTTCTTCTGGATAAGAGAGCCGAGGCCGCCAGAGAACGCAAGATGTTCCGGTATAAGGCGTTTTACTCCCTCGATTGTAACGACGGAATCGAAAATGCCGCAATCGGCTGGGCGCAGCCATCGCCGGAGGATCATTTGATAGAAAAAGAAGAATTAGCCGAATACGAAGAACTGATACGGCGATTGTATGAAGCCATTTTTTCCCTGCCGCCTATGCAGGCCCGCCGTGTCCATGCCCGCTATATGCTGGGTATGAAAGTGAAAGATATTGCCGCAATGGAGGGTATCACACCATCACAGGCGGGAAAATCCATCCACGCTGCACTGCGGAGGCTGCGCCGGTACTTTGCGTGTCAGAAATGGACGGTCAATCTATGA
- a CDS encoding recombinase family protein codes for MRNEKITPLYERLSRDDELQGESNSISNQKQMLEDFARRNGLPNPTHFTDDGISGTRFDRPGFLAMMEEVEAGRVEAIVIKDMSRLGRDYLKVGQVMEVLRQRGVRLIAINDGVDSLKGDDDFTPFRNIMNEFYARDTSRKIRSVFKSKGMSGKHLTGTVIYGYLWDEKREHWLVDEEAAEVVRRIFALTLEGYGPYQIACKLSADRIEIPVVHLARFNEGVNRSKPVKDPYGWGSSTIVNILKKREYLGHTINFKTRKHFKDKKSHYVSEDEWTIFENTHEAIIDQQTFDLVQKIRSNVRRYPNGWGEAAPLTGLLYCADCGGKMYVHRTNNGRRISQYTCSNYTKVPCGTLCLTQHRINESAVLTLVSDTLRAIAEYSRNDRTEFIHTVQETQVAQQSADISKKRRRLVAAQKRAGELEKLICKIYEDNALGKLPDARYRALDAQYAKEQDALEIEIAELEKAVTGYEQSQKSAEKFIALIDKYENFDTLTNTMLNEFVEKILVHERARKGSQDTTQEIEIYFNFLGRYIPPSLQPVPLTPEEQEELRKKEERKDRLHQNYLKRKASGAQKRYEDKIKAKKKAEMDAKKALIRAEDMKKGVFSTIGQLPKEEPRKGSIAASAAV; via the coding sequence ATGAGAAATGAAAAAATTACTCCACTGTACGAGCGCCTGAGCCGGGACGATGAGTTACAGGGCGAGAGCAATTCCATATCCAATCAAAAGCAGATGTTAGAGGATTTTGCCCGCCGGAACGGGCTGCCCAACCCTACGCACTTTACCGATGATGGTATCTCAGGCACCCGTTTTGACCGCCCCGGATTTTTGGCGATGATGGAGGAAGTGGAGGCAGGGCGTGTAGAGGCGATCGTCATCAAGGACATGAGCCGGTTGGGGCGCGACTATCTAAAGGTCGGTCAAGTTATGGAAGTTTTGCGGCAGCGAGGCGTTCGTCTGATTGCCATCAACGACGGTGTAGACAGTCTGAAAGGTGATGACGATTTTACCCCGTTCCGCAACATCATGAATGAATTTTACGCCCGTGATACCAGCCGGAAAATCCGCTCTGTGTTTAAGTCAAAAGGCATGAGTGGTAAGCACCTGACAGGCACCGTGATTTACGGCTACTTATGGGACGAAAAACGGGAGCATTGGCTGGTAGATGAAGAAGCCGCCGAAGTGGTGCGCCGTATCTTCGCCCTCACGCTGGAGGGATATGGGCCTTATCAGATCGCCTGCAAATTATCCGCAGACCGGATTGAAATTCCTGTCGTACACCTTGCCCGCTTCAACGAGGGTGTGAACCGTTCAAAGCCGGTCAAAGACCCCTATGGATGGGGGTCATCTACCATCGTGAACATTTTGAAAAAACGAGAGTATTTGGGGCACACCATCAATTTCAAGACCCGCAAGCACTTTAAGGACAAGAAAAGCCACTATGTTTCTGAGGACGAGTGGACGATCTTTGAGAATACCCATGAAGCCATTATCGACCAGCAGACCTTTGATCTGGTGCAGAAAATCCGCAGCAATGTACGGCGTTATCCAAACGGCTGGGGCGAAGCAGCTCCCCTCACGGGCTTGCTCTATTGTGCAGATTGTGGCGGCAAGATGTATGTCCACCGCACAAACAATGGCAGGCGGATTTCTCAATATACCTGTTCCAATTATACCAAAGTTCCGTGTGGGACACTATGCCTTACACAACACCGTATCAATGAGAGTGCTGTTCTGACATTGGTTTCTGACACGCTCCGGGCCATCGCGGAGTATTCCAGAAATGACCGGACGGAATTTATTCACACCGTTCAGGAGACGCAGGTTGCTCAACAGAGTGCCGATATATCGAAAAAGCGCAGGCGTCTGGTCGCTGCACAAAAGAGAGCCGGAGAACTGGAAAAACTGATTTGCAAAATCTATGAGGACAATGCCCTCGGCAAGCTGCCGGATGCACGATATAGGGCGCTTGATGCACAGTATGCCAAAGAGCAGGACGCACTTGAGATTGAAATTGCAGAGCTGGAAAAGGCTGTTACAGGCTATGAGCAGAGCCAGAAATCAGCGGAGAAATTTATAGCCCTGATTGATAAGTACGAAAATTTTGACACGCTGACAAACACCATGCTCAACGAGTTTGTAGAGAAAATCCTTGTCCATGAACGCGCCCGAAAAGGCAGTCAGGACACCACGCAGGAAATTGAAATCTACTTCAATTTTTTAGGACGCTATATCCCACCATCCTTACAGCCGGTTCCTTTAACCCCGGAGGAACAGGAAGAACTGCGGAAAAAAGAAGAACGCAAGGACAGGCTTCATCAGAACTATTTGAAGCGGAAAGCCAGCGGCGCACAAAAACGATATGAGGACAAAATCAAGGCGAAGAAAAAAGCGGAAATGGACGCTAAGAAAGCCCTGATCCGGGCTGAGGATATGAAAAAAGGTGTTTTTTCTACTATCGGGCAGCTACCAAAAGAAGAACCGCGCAAAGGCAGTATAGCAGCCAGCGCAGCAGTCTAA
- a CDS encoding DUF3846 domain-containing protein yields MKEYDVKITETLEKTVTVQAESHDAAEEQVRAAYYNSEYILDSENFTGVAFGTTEEREVQKEQADTMNVLLVKPFMYPQAVQIGCELEDLQKAVGGDIEATYPFNEPVALVMHDEGKLVGKELNRALRDDDGDIYDIIAGDFLVVGLGEDDFCSLSPELMKQFEEHFHQPETFVRMGRSIMALPLPDDMVKKEDAPVKADSVPHKSNPDRDVL; encoded by the coding sequence TTGAAAGAATACGATGTGAAGATCACCGAAACCTTGGAGAAAACGGTTACGGTGCAAGCAGAATCTCACGATGCGGCAGAGGAACAGGTTAGAGCCGCTTATTACAATTCGGAGTACATTCTGGACTCCGAAAACTTTACCGGTGTTGCGTTCGGCACGACCGAGGAACGGGAGGTTCAGAAAGAACAGGCAGATACCATGAATGTGTTGCTGGTAAAGCCGTTCATGTATCCGCAGGCTGTGCAGATCGGCTGTGAGCTGGAGGATTTGCAGAAAGCCGTAGGTGGCGATATTGAGGCAACTTATCCGTTCAATGAGCCGGTTGCACTGGTGATGCACGACGAAGGTAAACTCGTAGGCAAAGAACTGAACCGTGCGCTGCGTGATGATGACGGCGATATTTATGACATTATCGCCGGTGATTTTCTGGTTGTGGGATTGGGCGAGGATGATTTTTGTTCTCTGTCCCCGGAACTGATGAAGCAGTTTGAGGAACACTTTCATCAGCCTGAGACTTTTGTACGCATGGGGCGCAGCATTATGGCGCTTCCCCTGCCGGATGACATGGTGAAGAAAGAAGATGCACCTGTCAAAGCTGATTCGGTTCCCCACAAAAGTAACCCTGACCGAGATGTTCTGTAA
- a CDS encoding helix-turn-helix domain-containing protein — translation MAKVEDCPGFETFGADVKAAREAKRLARKTLAEMVGIEWRYLANIENQGAIPSLPVMIQLIKVCGLPVERYFNPEIMREESEQRQRVSHKLKLCPEEYLPIIEGAIDGALKMEQTAKQKEDA, via the coding sequence ATGGCGAAAGTTGAAGATTGTCCCGGTTTTGAAACCTTCGGCGCAGATGTCAAAGCCGCACGAGAGGCAAAGCGTCTGGCACGAAAAACATTGGCAGAAATGGTTGGGATTGAATGGCGGTATCTTGCAAACATTGAGAATCAAGGTGCGATTCCGAGCCTGCCTGTGATGATCCAGTTGATTAAGGTCTGCGGACTTCCCGTGGAACGGTATTTTAACCCGGAGATCATGCGGGAAGAAAGCGAACAGCGGCAACGGGTCAGCCACAAGCTGAAGCTTTGCCCTGAAGAATACCTGCCGATTATCGAAGGTGCCATAGACGGGGCGCTCAAAATGGAACAGACTGCGAAGCAGAAGGAGGACGCATAA
- a CDS encoding ABC transporter permease, giving the protein MLKLIKCEFLKLKRKPLVFISLLLSVFMPLAYAFFLADVNTDVDAVNGVMSSLFQLSAYLLLMPLLVILASNLLFEELDNDTLKNLVTIPINRTKLVLSKMLVLLLFAVGFMAVGGLVNLAVLLFQGWEPVGFWTLFGVGIEEGLIMWVGALPCILLVVLLNKNYIVSVVITFFYTTANYILSMSDAFLTQPFGLNIGTLFPGPLAFRWTFQFYDQSQTSAELADLLERISPYFLNGVQVFGVIVVEAVVFLALIALVYRRQEI; this is encoded by the coding sequence TTGCTTAAACTAATCAAATGCGAATTTTTGAAATTAAAACGGAAGCCCTTGGTATTTATTTCTCTGCTGCTTTCTGTTTTCATGCCATTGGCTTATGCTTTCTTTCTGGCAGATGTAAACACTGATGTGGATGCTGTAAATGGAGTGATGTCCAGCCTGTTCCAGCTCAGTGCTTATTTGCTTTTGATGCCGCTCCTTGTGATACTGGCTTCCAATCTGCTGTTTGAGGAGCTGGACAATGACACACTAAAAAACCTTGTTACCATACCGATAAACAGAACCAAGTTGGTGCTGTCCAAGATGCTGGTTTTGCTATTGTTTGCCGTTGGCTTTATGGCAGTTGGAGGATTGGTAAATCTTGCGGTTTTGCTGTTTCAGGGCTGGGAGCCAGTTGGGTTTTGGACCTTGTTTGGCGTTGGGATAGAAGAAGGGCTGATTATGTGGGTAGGCGCACTTCCATGTATCCTGCTCGTTGTTCTTCTTAATAAAAACTATATCGTGTCGGTCGTGATTACCTTTTTCTATACGACTGCAAATTATATCCTTTCGATGAGCGATGCGTTCCTCACACAGCCTTTTGGTTTGAATATCGGAACCCTGTTTCCGGGACCGCTGGCTTTCCGCTGGACCTTCCAATTTTATGACCAAAGCCAGACCAGTGCGGAATTGGCAGACTTGTTGGAACGGATCAGTCCGTATTTTCTGAATGGTGTTCAGGTGTTCGGTGTGATTGTTGTGGAAGCCGTTGTATTTCTTGCGCTGATTGCGTTGGTTTACCGGCGCCAGGAAATCTAA
- a CDS encoding DUF5720 family protein has protein sequence MQRNSTIGELMERKRIQDGAKEYQGHTYMDLARFDDATKHMIIFDVLTDESPVGWKGERNRLYLSDVGYQKALDNQKAGNIKIISHAAVAKGNLYYDHRDMAR, from the coding sequence ATGCAAAGAAATTCGACGATTGGAGAGCTGATGGAGCGAAAGCGGATTCAGGATGGTGCCAAGGAGTACCAGGGACATACCTATATGGACTTGGCACGATTTGATGACGCCACCAAGCACATGATTATTTTCGATGTGCTGACCGATGAATCGCCTGTCGGTTGGAAAGGCGAAAGAAATCGCCTGTATTTGAGCGATGTGGGTTATCAGAAGGCTCTGGATAACCAGAAAGCTGGCAATATCAAGATTATCAGCCATGCCGCAGTTGCCAAGGGCAATCTGTATTACGACCACAGAGATATGGCACGATAA
- a CDS encoding ABC transporter ATP-binding protein encodes MDTNYIIETKNLTKQYGSQKSVADLNIHVKRGRIYGLLGRNGAGKTTTMKMLLGLTKPTSGEVKIWGKSLQGNEKKLLPRIGSLIESPGFYPNLTGTENLRIFATLRGVPNNHAIKDALDLVGLPYKDKKLFSQYSLGMKQRLAIALAVMHDPELLILDEPINGLDPIGIAEVRSFIRELCDARGKTILISSHILSEISLLADDIGIIDHGALLEEESLAELEQKSSKHIRFTLSDTAQAARILERNFHENHFSIQDDHNLRLHNLDLPVGKIVTAFVENGLEVSEAYTCEESLEDYFKRVTGGEGIA; translated from the coding sequence ATGGATACAAATTACATCATTGAAACAAAAAATCTGACGAAGCAATATGGCTCGCAAAAGAGTGTGGCTGACTTAAATATCCATGTGAAGCGTGGGAGAATTTATGGTCTGTTGGGCAGAAACGGAGCCGGAAAAACAACTACCATGAAAATGCTGTTGGGCTTAACGAAGCCGACTTCCGGGGAGGTCAAAATCTGGGGGAAATCTTTGCAGGGGAATGAAAAGAAGTTGCTGCCCCGTATCGGTAGCCTGATTGAGTCTCCCGGCTTTTATCCCAATCTGACCGGCACAGAGAACCTGCGTATCTTTGCTACCCTGCGGGGTGTACCAAACAATCATGCCATCAAAGATGCTCTGGATTTGGTAGGACTTCCCTACAAAGATAAAAAACTCTTTTCTCAGTATTCTCTTGGTATGAAGCAGCGGCTTGCCATCGCCCTTGCCGTTATGCACGATCCAGAACTTTTGATTTTGGATGAACCAATCAACGGTCTCGATCCTATCGGTATTGCAGAAGTACGCTCCTTTATTCGGGAGCTTTGCGACGCAAGAGGAAAAACCATTTTGATTTCCAGTCACATTCTTTCGGAGATTTCCCTGCTGGCTGACGATATTGGAATTATCGACCACGGCGCATTGCTGGAAGAAGAAAGCCTTGCTGAACTGGAGCAAAAAAGCAGTAAGCATATCCGGTTTACACTCTCTGATACTGCACAGGCGGCAAGAATTTTGGAACGCAATTTCCATGAAAACCATTTTTCCATACAGGACGACCACAATCTGCGCCTGCACAACCTTGATCTGCCTGTGGGGAAAATTGTAACTGCCTTTGTAGAAAACGGATTGGAGGTATCAGAGGCGTATACTTGTGAAGAAAGTCTTGAAGATTACTTCAAGCGTGTGACAGGGGGCGAAGGAATTGCTTAA
- a CDS encoding TnpV protein, whose amino-acid sequence MSKLTYIRCGDYDIPNLKLSEQPETSIGKYGRMRKSYLKEHRPILYNQLLMSEKLYPHLLEIDRAARERMDAMLPHMMEVAGVTEELKACDPMHWVGLMNILTAQIEEILIKELICS is encoded by the coding sequence ATGAGTAAGTTGACTTACATTCGTTGTGGAGATTATGATATACCCAACCTAAAGCTTTCTGAACAGCCGGAAACTTCTATCGGCAAGTACGGCAGGATGCGAAAATCCTACCTGAAGGAACATCGCCCCATTCTCTACAACCAACTGCTGATGAGCGAGAAGCTGTATCCGCACCTGTTAGAGATTGACCGGGCGGCGCGGGAGCGTATGGACGCCATGTTACCTCACATGATGGAGGTTGCGGGTGTCACTGAGGAACTGAAAGCCTGTGACCCTATGCATTGGGTGGGGCTGATGAACATATTAACGGCACAGATTGAGGAAATTTTAATCAAGGAACTGATTTGCAGCTGA
- a CDS encoding DUF3847 domain-containing protein has product MNEKITAHPQKEEREKVLKEIRQLENRKKILENKQRNEERRVRTRRLIERGAILEGIFPLAPDLSGAEVKAFLIALSHLPGAAELTANLSKSGDTP; this is encoded by the coding sequence ATGAACGAAAAAATTACAGCCCACCCCCAAAAAGAAGAACGGGAGAAAGTCCTGAAGGAAATCCGACAGCTTGAAAACCGAAAGAAGATTTTGGAGAACAAGCAGCGGAACGAAGAACGCAGGGTTCGCACCCGCCGCCTGATTGAGCGCGGAGCCATTTTGGAGGGGATTTTCCCGTTGGCTCCCGACCTTTCCGGCGCAGAGGTTAAAGCCTTTCTGATTGCCCTGTCCCATCTTCCGGGGGCTGCGGAATTGACTGCAAACCTGTCAAAATCCGGGGATACGCCATAA
- a CDS encoding HAMP domain-containing histidine kinase yields the protein MEIIVFLSIVIAVLAVLTSIVLVRRVKKQIAEMTDVLVDVKNGNGNRRILSATNELTAPLAYEINEIVVSYESRLSTVRQTEETNRQLMTSLSHDVRTPLTTLIGYLDAAHKGLVTGKDRDDYIETARRKAHDLKEYIDVLFDWFKLNSNEFALEIQSVEAAELTRNILIDWIPIFEDKQVDYDIDIPEQPVRVRLDMDSYMRIVNNLIQNVIAHSHADKIKIVLSKKENNMELLLADNGVGIEKDDLKHIFERLYKCDKGRSEKGSGLGLSIVHQLVEKMGGSITVESFPGEGTEFMLLFPLEI from the coding sequence ATGGAAATCATCGTTTTCTTGTCCATTGTGATTGCTGTTTTGGCTGTGCTGACTTCCATCGTTCTCGTTCGGCGCGTAAAAAAACAAATAGCAGAAATGACCGATGTGCTGGTTGATGTGAAAAACGGAAATGGCAACCGGCGTATTCTGTCTGCAACAAATGAACTGACAGCACCTCTTGCCTATGAAATCAATGAGATCGTTGTGTCCTATGAAAGCAGACTTTCAACTGTACGGCAGACAGAGGAAACCAACCGCCAGCTTATGACGAGCCTTTCCCATGATGTGCGAACGCCCCTTACCACTTTGATTGGGTATCTTGACGCTGCACACAAAGGACTGGTCACAGGAAAAGACCGGGATGATTATATTGAAACCGCCCGACGGAAAGCCCATGATCTGAAAGAATATATTGATGTGCTCTTTGACTGGTTCAAGTTAAATTCTAACGAGTTTGCTTTGGAAATCCAGAGCGTTGAGGCCGCAGAGCTGACAAGAAATATCCTGATTGACTGGATACCGATTTTTGAGGATAAACAGGTTGATTATGACATTGATATTCCCGAACAGCCTGTCCGGGTAAGATTGGATATGGACAGCTATATGAGGATCGTCAACAATCTCATTCAAAATGTAATCGCTCACAGCCATGCAGACAAAATCAAAATTGTCCTGTCAAAGAAGGAAAATAACATGGAGCTGCTGCTGGCGGATAATGGAGTAGGAATTGAGAAAGACGATTTGAAACACATATTTGAACGGCTTTATAAGTGTGATAAAGGACGATCCGAAAAAGGAAGCGGACTTGGTCTTTCTATTGTCCATCAGCTTGTAGAAAAGATGGGTGGAAGCATAACAGTTGAAAGCTTTCCGGGAGAAGGAACTGAATTTATGTTGCTTTTTCCTTTGGAGATTTAA
- a CDS encoding helix-turn-helix domain-containing protein: MDYMTLKEAAEKWGVTPRRVNYYCAGGRIPGAVKMAGVWLIPKTAEKPIDGRTRQGKELRHE; this comes from the coding sequence ATGGACTATATGACATTAAAAGAGGCCGCCGAGAAGTGGGGCGTGACACCTCGTAGGGTAAATTATTATTGTGCTGGTGGGCGTATCCCCGGCGCTGTGAAAATGGCCGGTGTTTGGCTGATCCCTAAAACTGCGGAGAAGCCGATTGATGGGCGGACAAGACAAGGGAAGGAGCTGCGCCATGAATAA